A genome region from Chitinophagales bacterium includes the following:
- a CDS encoding 3-hydroxyanthranilate 3,4-dioxygenase: MALSAPFNFKKWIDEHRNLLKPPVGNQQVFKDNDDFIVMVVGGPNSRKDFHYNEGEEFFYQLEGNIILRVMENGQPRDIQIKEGEIFLLPPKVPHSPQRSAGSIGLVIERYRRPGEKDGFQWFCENCNHLLYEEYFELEDIVKQLPVVMENFYKNEEYRTCDKCGTVMDRP, encoded by the coding sequence ATGGCACTTTCAGCTCCTTTCAATTTCAAAAAATGGATTGACGAACACCGCAATTTGCTCAAACCTCCCGTTGGCAATCAGCAAGTATTTAAAGACAATGACGATTTTATAGTAATGGTGGTGGGTGGCCCCAATTCCCGAAAGGATTTCCACTACAATGAAGGCGAGGAGTTTTTCTATCAATTGGAAGGCAATATCATTTTGCGCGTGATGGAAAACGGTCAGCCCCGAGATATTCAAATCAAGGAAGGGGAGATTTTTCTTTTGCCACCCAAAGTGCCACATTCTCCACAAAGATCAGCCGGCTCTATTGGCCTGGTCATTGAACGCTATCGCAGACCGGGCGAAAAAGATGGTTTTCAGTGGTTTTGCGAAAATTGCAATCATTTGCTCTACGAGGAATATTTTGAACTGGAAGACATTGTAAAACAACTGCCCGTAGTGATGGAGAATTTCTACAAAAATGAGGAATACCGCACCTGTGATAAATGCGGAACAGTGATGGATAGGCCGTGA